In Oreochromis niloticus isolate F11D_XX linkage group LG18, O_niloticus_UMD_NMBU, whole genome shotgun sequence, one genomic interval encodes:
- the LOC100694192 gene encoding zinc finger protein 239 isoform X2, producing MSSVLYLREFIKVRLTTAAEEIFSEFEKTIVRYEEEVSQLRLLDIRPGMKSHNTGLDDQQFCDTERSSSLNQEDPEPPQTREEQEEIYSSEEGEQLELKQEAEGINVWTGELELCKPGVKLTTTDEGLDDQQVCDQKRSSSLDQHDPEPPQTKEEQDEISLNQEKEQLSLKPKTKDVIVWTGQELGIMWNPEVKLQRMDFPQHDCKDEEGLTCQHVCNQMNSSLVQEDPSQIKEEQEELSTTEEGKPLERKQETATFPAREESDYREPEPSSVQLLSHNSPDTNQCESKDNLCDLHTNNLNQIIADLTVKNSKKVHSCSTCGKTFNRTGNLKRHMQIHTGSAPRSISFPAVVPSGLRLHYKKGRNLFSSSCAPFLPTSLAMPLELTALPLPCS from the exons ATGTCTTCAGTTCTTTATCTGAGAGAGTTTATCAAAGTGAGATTAACTACTGCCGCAGAAGAAATCTTCTCAGAGTTTGAAAAAACGATCGTCCGGTATGAGGAGGAGGTCAGTCAGCTAAGACTGCTTGATATCAGACCCGGGATGAAGTCACACAACACCG GTCTGGATGATCAGCAGTTCTGTGACACGGAGAGGAGCTCCAGTCTCAACCAGGAGGACCCAGAGCCTCCACAGACTagagaggaacaggaggaaatCTACAGCAGTGAGGAAGGAGAGCAGCTAGAACTGAAGCAGGAGGCTGAAGGCATTAATGTGTGGACTGGGGAACTGGAGTTGTGTAAACCTGGAGTAAAGCTGACCACAACAG ATGAAGGTCTGGATGACCAGCAGGTCTGTGACCAGAAGAGGAGCTCCAGTCTGGACCAGCATGACCCAGAGCCTCCACAGACTAAAGAGGAACAAGACGAAATCTCCCTCAATCAGGAAAAAGAGCAGCTTTCACTGAAGCCAAAAACCAAAGATGTCATCGTCTGGACTGGGCAGGAGCTGGGCATCATGTGGAACCCTGAAGTAAAGTTGCAAAGAATGG ATTTTCCACAACATGACTGTAAGGACGAGGAGGGGCTCACATGTCAGCACGTCTGCAACCAGATGAACTCCAGTCTGGTCCAGGAGGATCCTTcacagattaaagaggaacaggaggaactcAGTACCACTGAAGAGGGAAAACCGCTTGAACGAAAGCAGGAGACTGCAACTTTTCCTGCTCGTGAAGAAAGTGACTACAGGGAACCAGAACCAAGCAGTGTCCAGCTACTTTCTCACAACTCTCCTGACACAAATCAGTGCGAAAGCAAGGACAATTTGTGTGACTTACACACAAATAATTTGAATCAAATCATAGCAGACCTGACGgttaaaaattccaagaaagTACATTCATGCAGCACCTGTGGAAAAACATTTAATAGGACGGGAAACTTGAAACGACATATgcaaattcacacag GTTCAGCACCCAGGTCCATCAGCTTTCCAGCTGTCGTTCCTTCTGGTCTCCGACTTCACTATAAAAAGGGGAGAAACCTCTTTAGTTCATCGTGTGCACCTTTCCTTCCTACCTCCCTCGCAATGCCCCTTGAGCTCACTGCActacccctcccctgcagctga
- the LOC100694192 gene encoding zinc finger protein 391 isoform X1, whose translation MSSVLYLREFIKVRLTTAAEEIFSEFEKTIVRYEEEVSQLRLLDIRPGMKSHNTGLDDQQFCDTERSSSLNQEDPEPPQTREEQEEIYSSEEGEQLELKQEAEGINVWTGELELCKPGVKLTTTDEGLDDQQVCDQKRSSSLDQHDPEPPQTKEEQDEISLNQEKEQLSLKPKTKDVIVWTGQELGIMWNPEVKLQRMDFPQHDCKDEEGLTCQHVCNQMNSSLVQEDPSQIKEEQEELSTTEEGKPLERKQETATFPAREESDYREPEPSSVQLLSHNSPDTNQCESKDNLCDLHTNNLNQIIADLTVKNSKKVHSCSTCGKTFNRTGNLKRHMQIHTGEKPHSCSYCGKRFSWKSDLTRHMRIHTGEKPHSCSTCGKRFNRKEYLKMHLEYHTSEKRYSCGTCGKRFHLDTNLNRHMRVHPGEKLHSCGICGKGFGQKTCLNRHMRIHTGETPYSCSTCGKRFRWKAYWKMHMDFHTSEKQHSCITCGKRFHLKTNLNRHMRIHTGEKPYYCSTCRKRFSDAANFASHIKSHTGEKPHCCRGCGKGFIHMSSLIRHMRGHTGEKP comes from the exons ATGTCTTCAGTTCTTTATCTGAGAGAGTTTATCAAAGTGAGATTAACTACTGCCGCAGAAGAAATCTTCTCAGAGTTTGAAAAAACGATCGTCCGGTATGAGGAGGAGGTCAGTCAGCTAAGACTGCTTGATATCAGACCCGGGATGAAGTCACACAACACCG GTCTGGATGATCAGCAGTTCTGTGACACGGAGAGGAGCTCCAGTCTCAACCAGGAGGACCCAGAGCCTCCACAGACTagagaggaacaggaggaaatCTACAGCAGTGAGGAAGGAGAGCAGCTAGAACTGAAGCAGGAGGCTGAAGGCATTAATGTGTGGACTGGGGAACTGGAGTTGTGTAAACCTGGAGTAAAGCTGACCACAACAG ATGAAGGTCTGGATGACCAGCAGGTCTGTGACCAGAAGAGGAGCTCCAGTCTGGACCAGCATGACCCAGAGCCTCCACAGACTAAAGAGGAACAAGACGAAATCTCCCTCAATCAGGAAAAAGAGCAGCTTTCACTGAAGCCAAAAACCAAAGATGTCATCGTCTGGACTGGGCAGGAGCTGGGCATCATGTGGAACCCTGAAGTAAAGTTGCAAAGAATGG ATTTTCCACAACATGACTGTAAGGACGAGGAGGGGCTCACATGTCAGCACGTCTGCAACCAGATGAACTCCAGTCTGGTCCAGGAGGATCCTTcacagattaaagaggaacaggaggaactcAGTACCACTGAAGAGGGAAAACCGCTTGAACGAAAGCAGGAGACTGCAACTTTTCCTGCTCGTGAAGAAAGTGACTACAGGGAACCAGAACCAAGCAGTGTCCAGCTACTTTCTCACAACTCTCCTGACACAAATCAGTGCGAAAGCAAGGACAATTTGTGTGACTTACACACAAATAATTTGAATCAAATCATAGCAGACCTGACGgttaaaaattccaagaaagTACATTCATGCAGCACCTGTGGAAAAACATTTAATAGGACGGGAAACTTGAAACGACATATgcaaattcacacaggtgagaagccacatTCTTGTAGTTactgtgggaaaagatttagTTGGAAGTCAGACCTGACAAGACACATgcgaattcacacaggtgaaaaACCACattcttgtagcacctgtgggaaaagatttaaTCGGAAGGAATATTTGAAAATGCACCTGGAATATCATACAAGTGAAAAACGATATTCCTGTGGCACATGTGGCAAAAGATTTCATCTAGACACAAATTTGAATAGACACATGCGAGTTCACCCAGGTGAGAAGCTGCATTCTTGTGGCATTTGTGGAAAAGGTTTTGGTCAGAAGACATGCCTGAATAGACACATgcgaattcacacaggtgaaacGCCATATTCTTGTAGCACGTGTGGGAAAAGATTTAGGTGGAAGGCGTATTGGAAAATGCATATGGATTTTCATACAAGTGAAAAACAACATTCCTGTATCACTTGTGGGAAaagatttcatttaaaaacaaatttgaaTAGACACATgcgaattcacacaggtgagaagccatatTACTGTAGCACCTGTAGGAAAAGATTTAGCGACGCAGCAAATTTTGCAAGTCACATAAAAAGTCATACAGGTGAGAAACCACACTGTTGCAGAGGCTGTGGGAAAGGCTTTATCCATATGTCAAGTTTGATAAGACACATGAGAGGCCACACAGGTGAAAAACCTTAG